One Halarcobacter ebronensis genomic window carries:
- a CDS encoding tetratricopeptide repeat protein, with the protein MNLIIKSLSLLTLIFLFTSCTNEKVELKKSTYDIKQCNKKTYSTKDLENYKQLIKDNEIQGYNCVGLYYMRNKDYKKAEKYFNQGRAKGNIESYTQLGSLYSNFLRNKEKAIEYYKIAANNGEAKAAHNLGVIYDKKAQYKEALKWYEKSFNSGDTYSLLAMGHIYRKQKKYEKAIETFKEAAKLGELEAYHSLGVFYGKEKQFKDLKKVEEYFQKGYELGCGLCAGAMGAHYEEDLKDYEKAIEWYKKGFELKSEESANRLGFIYWEVLKDYEKAIYWFNKGYEDLNCISCLANVANVYTSIKEYEKSIEWYELAFQKGNKNAAYNLGLTYQNYIKNKDKAIYWYKKAVNTNAKYNAINRLKELGVTYEQ; encoded by the coding sequence TTGAATCTTATTATAAAATCTCTTTCTCTCCTAACTCTTATATTTTTATTCACTTCATGCACAAATGAAAAAGTTGAACTAAAAAAAAGCACATATGATATAAAACAATGCAATAAAAAAACCTACTCAACTAAAGATTTAGAAAACTATAAACAACTAATAAAAGATAATGAGATACAAGGTTACAACTGTGTTGGTTTGTATTATATGAGAAATAAAGATTATAAAAAAGCAGAAAAATATTTTAATCAAGGTAGAGCCAAAGGTAATATTGAATCTTATACTCAACTTGGAAGTTTATATTCAAACTTCTTAAGAAATAAAGAAAAAGCAATAGAGTATTATAAAATAGCAGCAAATAATGGTGAAGCAAAAGCTGCACATAATCTAGGTGTAATCTATGACAAAAAGGCACAATATAAAGAAGCATTAAAGTGGTATGAAAAATCTTTTAATAGTGGGGATACTTACTCTTTATTGGCAATGGGACATATATATAGAAAACAGAAAAAATATGAAAAAGCTATTGAGACTTTTAAAGAAGCTGCTAAGTTGGGAGAACTAGAAGCTTATCATAGTTTAGGGGTTTTTTATGGGAAAGAGAAACAATTTAAAGATTTAAAAAAAGTAGAAGAATATTTTCAAAAAGGTTATGAATTAGGTTGCGGTTTATGTGCTGGCGCAATGGGTGCACACTATGAAGAAGATTTAAAAGATTATGAAAAAGCTATAGAGTGGTATAAAAAAGGGTTTGAACTAAAAAGTGAAGAATCTGCAAATAGATTAGGTTTTATATATTGGGAAGTTTTAAAAGATTATGAAAAAGCTATATATTGGTTTAACAAAGGTTATGAAGATTTAAATTGTATATCTTGTCTTGCTAATGTTGCAAATGTATATACAAGTATAAAAGAGTATGAAAAGTCTATAGAGTGGTACGAATTAGCTTTTCAAAAAGGAAATAAAAATGCTGCTTATAATCTTGGATTAACTTATCAAAATTATATAAAAAATAAAGATAAGGCAATATATTGGTACAAAAAAGCAGTAAATACAAATGCAAAATACAATGCAATAAATAGATTAAAAGAGTTGGGAGTAACATATGAGCAGTAA
- the pstB gene encoding phosphate ABC transporter ATP-binding protein PstB codes for MSIMNVEKFSFTYAGAPQKSLIDINLPIKKDKITALIGPSGCGKSTLLRALNRIHDLYPNNKYEGKLMLKNSKTDKMENILDIKKENHFIKLRQRVGMIFQKPTPFPMSIFDNVAYGLKIAGVKNKSELSDKVEEALKGSALWNEVSDRLDKNAMGLSGGQQQRLCIARAVAVKPDLLLFDEPTSALDPISTGAIEELIVELKKDVTIAIVTHNMQQACRISDFTAFMYLGKLVEYNDTEEIFINPGEKQTEDYITGRFG; via the coding sequence ATGTCAATAATGAATGTAGAAAAATTTAGTTTTACCTATGCAGGAGCACCTCAAAAATCTTTGATAGATATTAATTTACCTATTAAAAAAGATAAAATAACTGCACTTATCGGTCCTAGTGGTTGCGGTAAATCTACACTTTTAAGGGCACTAAATAGAATACATGACCTCTACCCAAATAATAAATATGAGGGCAAATTGATGCTTAAAAATTCAAAAACAGATAAGATGGAAAATATTTTAGATATAAAAAAAGAGAACCATTTTATAAAACTTAGACAAAGGGTTGGAATGATTTTTCAAAAACCAACTCCTTTTCCAATGAGTATCTTTGATAATGTTGCCTATGGCCTTAAAATAGCCGGAGTTAAAAATAAAAGTGAACTTTCAGATAAAGTTGAAGAGGCTTTAAAAGGAAGTGCTTTGTGGAATGAAGTGAGCGATAGACTTGATAAAAATGCTATGGGACTTAGTGGTGGGCAACAACAAAGATTGTGTATAGCTAGAGCTGTTGCAGTTAAACCTGATCTTTTACTTTTTGATGAACCAACCTCTGCTTTGGATCCAATTTCAACTGGAGCAATTGAAGAGTTAATAGTGGAACTAAAAAAAGATGTAACCATTGCAATAGTAACTCATAATATGCAGCAAGCGTGTAGAATTAGTGATTTCACTGCATTTATGTATCTTGGAAAGCTTGTTGAATACAATGATACTGAAGAGATTTTTATTAATCCTGGTGAAAAGCAGACTGAAGATTATATTACAGGGAGATTTGGATAA
- a CDS encoding RNA polymerase factor sigma-54: MAPTLSPSVAQKQNLNLSLKMWLPMLQTSLQDLEKHLKNVSYENPFLEIKKPKEFYNNFMPQGTSGEFIESLALYDESLYDKLSEQICAPNFPTPNSQKVALEILCDINEEGYFDGDIEKIAITCNVYKEYVESIRQRFSRLEPAGVGAIDLSESFLFQLDACDKKIDDELYNFIKKIIKDIAHLDKYAAHHRFEDAKSIIKYFNNPPAIDFINTNIQIIPDFYVDIGEDINVRINHAYYPDIEVKDPFSSKNETIKEKLKEARDLVNLLNLRKSTLYKIVLLIVEKQIGFFVGGELRPYSMQELAKELGFAESTISRAVANKYIECTLGVFPLKHFFTNAVNDKDLSSSQIKSYIKSLVDYENKENPLTDQDILDMIFEKFDLQMVRRTITKYRKMLDIPSSKERKKLYKVENL; encoded by the coding sequence ATGGCACCTACATTATCACCTTCGGTTGCTCAAAAGCAAAATCTTAACTTATCTTTGAAGATGTGGCTTCCAATGCTACAAACTTCACTTCAAGACCTAGAGAAACATCTAAAAAATGTCTCTTATGAAAACCCTTTTTTAGAGATTAAAAAACCAAAAGAGTTTTATAATAATTTTATGCCACAAGGTACAAGTGGAGAGTTTATTGAATCTTTAGCTTTATATGATGAGTCTTTATATGATAAATTAAGTGAACAAATTTGCGCACCAAATTTCCCAACTCCAAACTCACAAAAAGTGGCTTTAGAGATACTTTGTGATATAAATGAAGAGGGTTATTTTGATGGAGATATAGAGAAAATTGCCATTACTTGCAATGTATATAAAGAGTATGTTGAATCCATCAGACAAAGATTCTCAAGATTGGAGCCAGCTGGAGTTGGTGCAATTGATTTATCAGAATCATTTCTTTTTCAACTAGATGCTTGTGATAAAAAAATTGATGATGAACTCTATAACTTTATAAAAAAGATTATAAAAGATATAGCTCACTTGGATAAATATGCAGCTCACCATAGATTTGAGGATGCTAAAAGTATAATCAAATATTTCAACAATCCTCCAGCAATTGATTTTATAAATACAAATATACAAATTATCCCTGATTTTTATGTGGATATTGGGGAAGATATAAATGTGAGAATCAATCATGCCTATTATCCAGATATAGAGGTAAAAGATCCTTTTTCTTCAAAAAATGAGACCATAAAAGAGAAACTAAAAGAAGCAAGAGATTTGGTAAATTTGCTTAATTTAAGAAAATCTACCCTTTATAAAATAGTTCTTTTAATAGTAGAAAAACAAATAGGATTTTTTGTTGGAGGGGAATTAAGACCTTACTCTATGCAAGAGTTGGCAAAAGAGTTAGGCTTTGCAGAATCAACAATTAGTAGAGCCGTTGCTAATAAATATATTGAGTGTACTTTAGGTGTATTTCCTTTAAAACACTTCTTTACAAATGCAGTAAATGACAAAGATTTAAGCTCATCACAAATAAAAAGTTATATAAAATCTTTGGTTGATTATGAGAATAAAGAGAACCCACTAACAGATCAAGATATTCTAGATATGATATTTGAAAAATTTGATTTACAAATGGTTAGAAGAACTATCACAAAATATAGAAAAATGCTTGATATCCCTTCATCAAAAGAGAGAAAAAAACTCTACAAAGTAGAAAATCTATAA
- the pstS gene encoding phosphate ABC transporter substrate-binding protein PstS encodes MKKINLLLALALATSIASAADIKGSGASFPYSVYQSWIKAYHTSTNVEVDYVKKGSSHGIADMKARAVDFAGTDAPLNPDQLSEAKLYQFPAVVGAIAISYNVPNVGELKLSREALAEIALGNVKYWDDKLITSTNAGVKLPHEKLTFVHRADGSGTTFNFTYYLSKISKKWREAFGAKKSLNWPGDHHIGGKTNTGVAALVKQTPYSIGYIDYADAKNNDLAMATVENKEGNYIKPELKYFQAAAAKADLDPAKDFYAVIGDPAGSDAYPIVAATFILLPQEKADVDKKVTAFYDYAFKNGAELASELGFVPLPDALTTKIRKYWSEKGVM; translated from the coding sequence ATGAAAAAAATAAATTTATTACTTGCATTAGCATTGGCAACATCAATCGCTTCTGCAGCGGATATTAAAGGTAGTGGTGCTTCTTTCCCATATAGTGTATATCAATCATGGATTAAAGCTTATCATACTTCAACAAATGTGGAAGTTGATTATGTAAAAAAAGGAAGCTCACATGGTATTGCTGATATGAAAGCAAGAGCTGTTGATTTTGCTGGAACTGATGCTCCTTTAAATCCAGATCAATTAAGTGAAGCAAAACTTTACCAATTTCCTGCAGTTGTTGGTGCAATTGCAATTAGTTATAATGTACCAAATGTTGGTGAATTAAAATTAAGCAGAGAAGCTTTAGCTGAAATTGCATTAGGTAATGTAAAATATTGGGATGATAAACTTATCACTTCTACAAACGCAGGTGTTAAATTACCACACGAAAAACTGACTTTTGTACACAGAGCAGATGGTTCAGGAACAACTTTTAACTTTACTTATTACCTAAGTAAAATCTCTAAAAAATGGAGAGAAGCTTTTGGTGCTAAAAAATCTCTAAATTGGCCAGGAGACCATCATATTGGTGGAAAAACAAATACAGGTGTTGCTGCTTTAGTTAAACAAACTCCATATTCAATTGGTTATATTGACTATGCAGATGCTAAAAACAATGATTTAGCAATGGCAACAGTTGAAAACAAAGAGGGTAACTATATTAAACCTGAATTAAAATATTTCCAAGCAGCAGCTGCAAAAGCTGATTTAGATCCAGCAAAAGATTTCTATGCAGTAATTGGTGACCCAGCAGGTAGCGATGCATACCCAATAGTAGCGGCTACTTTTATTCTTTTACCTCAAGAAAAAGCTGATGTTGATAAAAAAGTTACAGCATTTTATGATTATGCATTTAAAAATGGTGCAGAATTGGCAAGTGAATTAGGATTTGTTCCTCTTCCAGATGCATTAACTACAAAAATTAGAAAATACTGGTCTGAAAAAGGCGTAATGTAA
- the pstC gene encoding phosphate ABC transporter permease subunit PstC has protein sequence MEKIFKNLSLLSASIVLVILISIFITLFISSKDAIHEFGLGFISNPAWQKEVPLTKEELAKHKTVDEYSLFPDEEPTKTVFGGLIPIVGTLLSTLIAIAFALPIAMGIAVFLAEIAPKNISNVVGIAIELLAAIPSIIFGMWGLFYFAPIIQDFVGGYQVSLLTAGLVLGVMILPFMAAITRDSMKTTPDILKESAYALGATKFEVIKDVIFPYSKVGIIGSIILALGRALGETMAVAFLIGSVFELPKALNSPTISIPVALANNFGEATGLGASSLFYLAFMLFIISFIVISIAKFYFLKRVKK, from the coding sequence ATGGAAAAAATTTTTAAAAATCTCTCTTTATTAAGTGCATCAATTGTACTTGTAATATTAATTAGTATATTTATTACACTCTTTATATCTTCAAAAGATGCTATTCATGAGTTTGGACTAGGGTTTATATCTAATCCTGCATGGCAAAAAGAAGTTCCTTTAACAAAAGAGGAATTAGCAAAACATAAAACTGTTGATGAGTATAGTCTTTTCCCTGATGAGGAACCAACAAAAACTGTTTTTGGTGGATTAATTCCAATTGTAGGAACTCTTTTATCAACTCTAATTGCAATAGCTTTTGCTCTTCCAATTGCTATGGGAATAGCTGTATTTTTAGCTGAAATTGCTCCAAAAAATATCTCCAATGTTGTGGGTATTGCAATAGAGTTACTAGCCGCCATTCCAAGTATAATTTTTGGTATGTGGGGACTTTTCTATTTTGCTCCAATTATCCAAGATTTTGTTGGTGGGTATCAAGTCTCTTTATTAACAGCAGGGCTTGTTCTTGGTGTTATGATTCTACCTTTTATGGCAGCAATTACAAGGGATAGTATGAAAACAACTCCTGATATCTTAAAAGAGTCAGCTTATGCTCTTGGTGCAACTAAGTTTGAAGTTATAAAAGATGTAATATTCCCTTACTCAAAGGTTGGTATTATAGGTTCAATTATTTTAGCTCTAGGTAGAGCTTTAGGTGAAACAATGGCTGTTGCCTTTTTAATAGGTTCAGTTTTTGAACTTCCAAAGGCTTTAAACTCTCCCACAATCTCAATTCCAGTTGCCCTTGCAAATAACTTTGGAGAGGCAACGGGACTTGGAGCTTCATCTTTGTTTTATTTAGCATTTATGCTTTTTATAATTAGTTTTATAGTTATCTCCATTGCGAAATTCTATTTTCTAAAAAGGGTTAAAAAATGA
- a CDS encoding phosphate signaling complex PhoU family protein, protein MLKRYAEQLEDVNSGVLEIANSILASNRTILKAFNGCKVELLKEAEESLKIISQKVADIDNIIIKTLALFGPEATDLRFVVSFFKITNELQRASSNTKSFIKSFEVYCNNINEEDTKEYAIPLHKSSLECLESAVKMIECSHDEVRENFNNVIVAEKKTDELYNQFQDHILSQDKKIEDFSKYTEILNALRKNEKIADRALDIAYLILFARVGGVLGEVEI, encoded by the coding sequence ATGTTAAAAAGATATGCAGAACAGTTAGAGGATGTAAATAGCGGTGTTTTAGAAATCGCAAACTCTATTTTGGCTTCAAATAGGACTATTCTAAAAGCTTTTAATGGATGTAAAGTTGAGTTATTAAAAGAGGCTGAAGAGTCTTTAAAAATTATCTCTCAAAAAGTGGCTGATATAGATAATATCATAATCAAAACTTTAGCTCTTTTTGGTCCTGAGGCTACTGATTTAAGATTTGTTGTCTCCTTTTTTAAGATTACAAATGAGCTTCAAAGAGCCTCTTCAAATACGAAAAGTTTTATAAAAAGTTTTGAGGTCTATTGTAACAATATAAATGAAGAGGATACAAAAGAGTATGCAATTCCTTTACATAAATCCTCTTTAGAGTGCCTTGAAAGCGCTGTTAAAATGATTGAGTGCAGTCATGATGAGGTTAGAGAAAATTTTAACAATGTAATTGTTGCAGAGAAAAAAACAGATGAACTTTATAACCAGTTTCAAGACCATATTCTTTCACAAGATAAAAAAATTGAAGATTTTAGTAAATATACTGAGATTTTAAATGCACTAAGAAAAAATGAAAAAATTGCTGATAGAGCGCTTGATATAGCTTATCTTATTCTTTTTGCAAGAGTGGGTGGAGTTTTAGGTGAAGTGGAGATTTAA
- a CDS encoding tetratricopeptide repeat protein, producing MSSNDITIGQVLSLLLLSLLLTSCTNEKIELKKSTYNINQCNKKTYTNRDLENYKQLIKDKEIQGYNCVGLYYMRSKDYKKAEKYFNQGRAKGNIESYTQLGSLYSNFLRNKEKAIEYYKIAANNGEVKAAHNLGVIYDNKFAYKEALKWYEKSFNSGDTYSLLAMGTIYLKQEKLKKAIDTFFKVGELGESGGYYNLGILYRKNKEIKDLKKAEEYFQKCLNLGNATCAGGIGTVYEDLKDYEKAIEWYKKGFELKSEESANRLGFIYWEVLKDYEKAIYWFNKGYKDLNCISCLANIGNIYAVSLKDFDSAIKWYKKASELGYVDSTYNIGYTYEVDLNDKENAIKWYKKAAKDGDEIAIGKLKKLGVTYEQ from the coding sequence ATGAGCAGTAATGATATAACCATAGGACAAGTTTTATCTTTACTTCTTTTATCTTTATTACTAACTTCCTGCACAAATGAAAAGATAGAACTAAAAAAAAGTACCTACAACATAAACCAATGCAATAAAAAAACCTACACAAATAGAGATTTAGAAAACTATAAACAACTAATAAAAGATAAAGAGATACAAGGCTACAACTGTGTTGGTTTGTATTATATGAGAAGTAAAGATTATAAAAAAGCTGAAAAATATTTTAATCAAGGTAGAGCCAAAGGTAATATTGAATCTTATACTCAACTTGGAAGTTTATATTCAAACTTCTTAAGAAATAAAGAAAAAGCAATAGAGTATTATAAAATAGCAGCAAATAATGGTGAGGTAAAAGCTGCACATAATCTAGGTGTAATCTATGACAACAAATTTGCTTATAAAGAAGCTTTAAAGTGGTATGAAAAATCTTTTAATAGTGGGGATACTTATTCTTTATTGGCAATGGGAACAATATATTTAAAACAAGAAAAGTTAAAAAAAGCAATAGATACTTTTTTTAAAGTTGGAGAATTAGGAGAATCTGGAGGGTATTATAATCTAGGTATTTTATATAGAAAAAATAAAGAGATTAAAGATTTAAAAAAAGCAGAAGAATATTTTCAAAAATGTTTAAACTTAGGTAATGCAACTTGTGCTGGTGGCATCGGTACAGTTTATGAAGATTTAAAAGATTATGAAAAAGCTATAGAGTGGTATAAAAAAGGGTTTGAACTAAAAAGTGAAGAATCTGCAAATAGATTAGGTTTTATATATTGGGAAGTATTAAAAGATTATGAAAAGGCTATATATTGGTTTAACAAAGGCTATAAAGATTTAAATTGTATCTCTTGTCTTGCTAATATTGGGAATATTTATGCAGTATCACTAAAAGATTTTGATAGTGCAATAAAATGGTATAAAAAAGCTAGTGAGCTAGGATATGTAGATTCAACTTATAATATAGGTTATACATATGAAGTTGATTTAAATGATAAAGAAAATGCAATTAAATGGTATAAAAAAGCAGCTAAAGATGGTGATGAAATAGCAATAGGAAAATTAAAAAAACTAGGAGTAACATATGAGCAGTAA
- a CDS encoding phospholipase effector Tle1 domain-containing protein: MSSNDITIGQVFFKQDEGVHLYRYSIKDTGEEIHGYSTSLRTRTAYIIISDKESEKLVGEEKDKEKILETVKNKYKDSLLKAIKKESENLIQDKLQAVNSIDIDKKIVKLSSLSLNNASSYGTILKAKNYTHAYNQKLEDNLKENTNKKSIGALSFNQDSCQKIIDKEQITYLEKEQAYIIVSMPYVYNIKKDSKIKELEVTLYEENTSASYMPELIVEYGVFFDGTKNNIHNINFYRNYTEFLKEPAEFIEENRARRIPQKSIEEILTIQEYIVSEPNPELNDQVLIILLSQIDKAPKEIRYFDKNSNLETEEKELLESTKAKHAKKVFEYFLEVKKELNTSEEENRERYIRENILADDDEDSSFTNGESNISRLYNLYDGADVKRDKTILPTSRFKLYESGAGTHNPYIKEDYGEDSILFGSGFGGEKYLTKDKTGIEAHIIYACIKISEQLRSSSIGYINELYLDVFGFSRGAATARHFICSILNEAEKSGENYSIKMKKEKNIFTPFFGDNGIVSIDGKRFYNPLNTEKRYYGGGRSRIENPYFGKKKIIIESINFRFAGLYDTVPHFGLQQANDFKSLNLNFFKDENEDKIGQVVHLMAKDEFRFNFDAYSIFENINNEIQKTQSSTLSGGKKFEEYFLPGAHSDVGGGYNTSSETTLLTKKYVKDYEQIPEYIKNSIIAWNDKYNWLNTNKIQKVNSKNEISDDLEDGFYYCILPEAIPSYIGTTLPKPMLYLYMHKKQVLNKYEYVTLKIMYERAIYKDMTQGKELGKKEALELLPFASLSSYSFKDDEILNKVYDTLEEKGEFTSGDTLYKSLKDDYIHHSSKYADFVNKASFEKKELGDFYGKRVLYTALGDKYTR; the protein is encoded by the coding sequence ATGAGCAGTAATGATATAACTATAGGACAAGTTTTTTTCAAGCAAGATGAGGGGGTGCACCTATATAGATATTCTATAAAAGATACAGGAGAAGAGATACATGGCTATAGTACAAGTCTTAGAACTAGAACTGCTTATATTATAATAAGTGACAAAGAGAGTGAAAAACTTGTAGGGGAAGAAAAAGATAAAGAAAAAATCTTAGAAACTGTAAAAAATAAATATAAAGACTCCTTACTAAAAGCCATAAAAAAAGAGAGTGAAAATCTAATACAAGATAAGCTACAAGCAGTAAATAGTATAGATATAGATAAAAAGATAGTAAAACTAAGCTCTCTAAGCCTAAATAATGCAAGCTCTTATGGAACAATATTAAAAGCCAAAAACTATACCCATGCCTATAATCAAAAATTAGAAGATAACCTAAAAGAGAATACAAATAAAAAAAGTATAGGAGCCTTATCTTTTAACCAAGATAGTTGTCAAAAAATAATAGATAAAGAACAAATAACCTACTTAGAAAAAGAGCAAGCTTATATAATAGTATCTATGCCTTATGTATATAATATAAAAAAAGACTCAAAAATAAAAGAGTTGGAAGTAACTCTTTATGAAGAAAATACTTCAGCTTCATATATGCCTGAACTTATAGTTGAATATGGAGTTTTTTTTGATGGAACAAAAAACAATATCCATAATATAAATTTTTATAGGAACTATACAGAGTTTTTAAAAGAACCTGCTGAGTTTATTGAAGAGAATAGAGCAAGAAGAATTCCTCAAAAATCAATAGAAGAAATTTTAACTATCCAAGAATACATAGTATCAGAACCAAATCCAGAACTAAATGACCAAGTTCTAATCATACTTCTATCTCAAATAGATAAAGCCCCTAAAGAGATAAGATATTTTGATAAAAACTCAAATCTTGAAACAGAAGAAAAAGAGCTATTAGAAAGCACAAAAGCAAAACATGCTAAAAAAGTGTTTGAGTATTTTCTTGAGGTGAAAAAAGAGTTAAATACAAGTGAAGAAGAAAACAGAGAAAGATATATAAGGGAAAATATCTTAGCAGATGATGATGAAGACAGTAGTTTTACAAATGGAGAATCAAATATCAGCAGACTTTATAATCTTTATGATGGAGCAGATGTAAAAAGAGATAAAACAATTCTTCCAACAAGCAGGTTTAAACTATATGAGAGTGGAGCTGGAACTCATAATCCATATATCAAAGAGGATTATGGGGAGGATTCTATTTTATTTGGTTCAGGCTTTGGAGGAGAAAAATATCTAACTAAAGATAAAACAGGTATCGAAGCACATATTATATATGCTTGTATCAAAATCTCTGAGCAACTAAGATCCTCATCAATTGGATATATAAATGAACTATATCTTGATGTATTTGGTTTTAGTAGAGGAGCTGCAACTGCTAGACACTTTATTTGTTCTATTTTAAATGAAGCAGAAAAAAGTGGTGAAAACTATAGTATAAAGATGAAAAAAGAGAAAAATATATTTACTCCATTTTTTGGAGATAATGGAATTGTATCAATAGATGGGAAAAGATTTTACAACCCTTTAAATACAGAAAAAAGATATTATGGAGGAGGTAGAAGCAGAATAGAAAATCCATATTTTGGAAAGAAAAAGATTATCATAGAATCTATAAACTTTAGATTTGCAGGATTATATGATACTGTACCTCACTTTGGTTTACAACAAGCAAATGATTTCAAATCCTTAAATCTAAACTTTTTTAAAGATGAAAATGAAGACAAAATAGGACAAGTTGTACATCTTATGGCAAAAGATGAGTTTAGATTTAACTTTGATGCCTACTCTATATTTGAAAATATAAACAATGAAATACAAAAAACCCAAAGCTCAACTCTAAGTGGAGGTAAAAAGTTTGAAGAGTATTTTCTTCCCGGAGCACATTCTGATGTTGGAGGAGGTTATAATACTTCTAGTGAAACTACTTTATTAACTAAAAAGTATGTAAAAGATTATGAGCAAATCCCTGAATATATAAAAAACTCAATAATTGCTTGGAATGACAAGTACAATTGGTTAAATACAAATAAGATACAAAAAGTCAATTCAAAAAATGAGATAAGTGATGATTTAGAAGATGGGTTTTATTATTGTATTTTACCTGAAGCAATACCTTCATATATTGGAACAACTTTACCAAAACCTATGTTATATCTATATATGCATAAGAAACAGGTATTAAATAAATACGAATATGTTACTCTTAAAATCATGTATGAAAGAGCTATTTACAAAGATATGACTCAAGGTAAAGAACTGGGTAAAAAGGAAGCTTTAGAGCTGCTTCCTTTTGCTTCTTTATCTTCATACAGTTTTAAAGATGATGAGATATTAAATAAAGTATATGACACATTAGAAGAAAAAGGTGAGTTTACAAGTGGAGATACTCTTTATAAGAGTTTAAAAGATGATTATATACATCACTCTTCTAAATATGCTGATTTTGTAAATAAAGCCTCTTTTGAAAAAAAAGAGCTAGGGGATTTTTATGGGAAAAGAGTTTTATATACAGCTTTAGGTGATAAATATACAAGGTAA
- the pstA gene encoding phosphate ABC transporter permease PstA: MRLLLNRIVLLLAILSAFIGLAFLAWILITLFLKGITSFHFTLFIDDLISNGLRNLIIGQFIMAGIASLIGIPIGVLAGIYLQEYGYNNKFTRLVRDLNDIMVSAPSIVIGAFVYAVVVIPTGGTSGFAGSIALTIMMLPIVINTTDNMLSLVPIELREAGIAIGASKYRVIIDIIIKAAKVGIMTGLLLSFARIIGETAPLLFTSGTSNYFTLDLTESFPSLTVSIYDLANDPVQASRDLAWAASFILTLLVLIINLLGRYLTRHKG, encoded by the coding sequence ATGAGACTGCTACTAAATAGAATAGTTTTATTGTTGGCAATTTTGTCAGCTTTTATTGGGCTTGCTTTTTTGGCATGGATTTTAATAACTCTTTTTTTAAAAGGGATTACCTCTTTTCACTTTACACTTTTTATAGATGATCTAATCTCAAATGGCTTACGAAATCTAATTATAGGTCAGTTTATTATGGCTGGAATTGCCTCTTTAATTGGTATTCCAATTGGAGTTTTAGCTGGAATTTATTTGCAAGAGTATGGGTATAACAACAAATTCACAAGATTAGTTAGGGATTTAAATGACATAATGGTTAGTGCTCCTTCTATTGTAATTGGAGCTTTTGTATATGCTGTTGTAGTAATTCCAACAGGAGGGACAAGTGGTTTTGCAGGAAGTATAGCACTAACAATTATGATGCTTCCTATTGTAATTAATACAACGGATAATATGTTAAGCCTTGTTCCTATTGAACTTAGAGAAGCTGGTATTGCAATAGGGGCTAGTAAATATAGAGTTATTATAGATATTATAATTAAAGCTGCAAAAGTTGGGATTATGACGGGACTTCTTCTCTCTTTTGCAAGAATTATAGGGGAGACTGCTCCACTTCTTTTTACAAGTGGAACAAGTAACTACTTTACTTTGGATTTAACAGAATCTTTCCCCTCTTTAACAGTTAGTATTTATGATTTAGCAAATGATCCAGTCCAAGCAAGTAGAGATTTAGCTTGGGCAGCCTCTTTTATATTAACACTTCTAGTTTTAATAATAAATCTTCTTGGAAGATATTTAACAAGACACAAAGGATAA
- a CDS encoding 2Fe-2S iron-sulfur cluster-binding protein: MTTRVEIINDFLAINVKPGSTIQDVVEASGSALPFGCRDGECGTCVVEVEQGMEFLSPINEKEIKVIKESCAGTCTDNTRLSCQMKIVKPNGVVRIKY, from the coding sequence ATGACAACTAGAGTAGAGATTATTAATGATTTCTTAGCAATTAATGTAAAACCAGGAAGTACAATTCAAGATGTAGTTGAGGCTTCAGGTTCAGCTTTACCATTTGGATGCAGAGATGGTGAGTGTGGTACTTGTGTAGTTGAGGTTGAGCAAGGTATGGAATTTCTATCACCAATTAACGAAAAAGAGATCAAAGTAATAAAAGAGTCATGTGCTGGTACTTGTACAGATAACACTAGACTTTCTTGTCAAATGAAAATCGTTAAACCAAACGGTGTAGTTAGAATCAAATACTAA